One window of the Prochlorococcus marinus CUG1438 genome contains the following:
- a CDS encoding oligoketide cyclase has protein sequence MNNPQGSVDHSKNDYRTIEQTMEKLSGGTRRLAAQLTTSASFDSLWNVLTDYDRLNLYIPNLLSSKKIYQKKNNVHLKQVGAQDFLGMKFSAEVTIDLFEDKELGLLEFSLIKGDFRKFEGSWKIQNIKDTSKNSLIYDLTVQGCQWMPIGMIEKRLKKDLSENLIAVDRQAKSSQN, from the coding sequence ATGAATAATCCTCAAGGATCAGTAGATCATTCTAAAAATGACTACAGGACAATTGAGCAAACCATGGAAAAGCTTTCTGGCGGAACGAGAAGACTTGCAGCTCAGCTAACTACTTCAGCAAGTTTCGATTCTTTGTGGAATGTTTTAACAGATTATGATCGACTAAACTTATACATCCCAAATCTATTGTCAAGCAAAAAAATATATCAAAAGAAAAATAATGTCCACTTAAAACAAGTTGGGGCACAAGATTTTCTCGGAATGAAATTTTCAGCTGAAGTAACTATCGATTTATTTGAGGATAAAGAACTTGGCCTTTTAGAATTCAGTTTGATTAAAGGTGATTTCAGAAAATTTGAAGGCAGTTGGAAAATTCAAAATATTAAAGATACTTCAAAAAATTCATTAATCTATGACCTTACTGTTCAGGGTTGTCAGTGGATGCCCATAGGGATGATAGAGAAAAGACTAAAAAAGGATCTTTCAGAAAACTTAATAGCTGTCGATAGACAAGCAAAATCATCACAAAATTAG